The segment AAACCAGAGTGCCTGCAATTTAAGTGCAAAATCTGGAATCAAACCCCAGCCTGTGAAAAACCAAGAAACGGAAAACAACTTCACCTTAACAGAAGACAAATGCGAGTTTTCAGTTAAAGTCTGGGAAAGATGTGATTATAGTCTCAAATTACCTTTAAAAGTACAATCAAAATAATAACTTTCATTTGtggttttaaaaagtaatgaaCTGAGTCTTAAGAACAGTTTGTTGAACACTAAGAAAAGCCGTAACATATTAACAAGCAGCCCCTAAACCAGACCCCTAAGGATTGCTTCTATGACATTATCAAATAAGGACTCTGTAAAACACAAGTTTAAAATTTAGTGATGATGATCTGCACAGCTGAATCACCTGTGTACACATCATCTGACAGATTTGGAATGTGCTAGATTCCCTATTCACATGCAGATTATTGACATAATTTGTGTGTACATGGACTGTGTTATGCAAAGGATGTTTTGTGAatttccttccaactcaggatattctaaACTCATGAGATGCCACTGACAATTTTAGTTGCCTCTTACCCAGATAGATATTCACCAGCTAGAGACAGAGTGTGGAGACTGTGctgagaaaaatgcagaagataAATTCCTCCTTGCTGATAAGGTTATCACTTGAACCacatactgaaataaaatttttacttcCCATAGCATACAGCTGTCTGTACAGGAAGAATAAATACTCCTTTTAGTTAGTGAAatgttatttcctgtttctccAGTTTTGTTGCTcatgcattttttttgcagatgAGAAAGTTAATAGGTGTTGCATGCATATTGGCATATTGCCCAGGCCTTCTTCTCAAACAAAGTAATGGAGCATAAATGCTAGGCAAATTCATCTCAAGTCCTCAGTAAGCTCTGTGTTTGCTTAATAAGCACTTCTGATTGTTTAGTTGATGCCAATGAGAGAATTGGAGAACCTTCATGTTCCCTTGGTCAGCATCCATGGTGTTTGAGTAAACTTGTGGCTACTCTTCGTTTTACCCCttctgctactttttttttcttgatgcaAATGAACAGAAGTTATCAATAACAGATAGGTGCTAtgggttttttcttcacattatttcatttctttcttcttctgattTTTGACAGCCCTGTTCTTCCACAGCAGAACAAGACCAGGTTTTTTCTTATATAAATATGATGACCAGGAGAGGGGGAGCAAGAAATTTTTTCTACAGACTAGAACAGCAATACCCTACATCCCTCACTCCACACACAGACATGGTGACAAAAGAATAGTAGTTTTATTAGCTTTTTTACATCACTCGGACACAGCTTGGTTAGTTGACAGAAGAATGCTTCATACTGAGATGTGCTGTTGATGGCAAATTTTTAATGGCATTGCTGAGACAAATCCTTAACCAGGGAGTCTTGATTGCACAGCTCTCATCAGCAGCAAGCTGTGATGAGACTAACTTCTCTTGTGCCTGACTGTAGCAAGCAAAGATAAAAGTGTCATAGCAAAGTGTGACAATGTCCACAGGTGTCCATGGGTGAACTAGTGCCAGAGAGAAGCTAGGGCCTTGCAGCCATTATGGGATGAAGAACCCATTCTGGTGGGGAGTTATAGTAAAATTTGTGCAGATTGACAATTTctggcccagcagtgcccactaAGCATTGCAGACTGGAGTAAACGTTGCACTACAGGCAACTTTGCAAACAGAAGCTTGCTCTTCAAACTGGTTCAGCAGCAGTGTGATTTTGCCATGCTTAATAAAAAATTAGCTTCACTCTCATACCTGAAGAGTTGTGATTAGATGTATGTTTCCCATTACATGGTAGTAGTAGGAGGCTTAGGTCTGGCCTGCAGAATATCAGCATCTTTCTAATGCTCCTTATTCAGAATTGATGCATTAGGTAAATGGTGATCCACAAGAAACTTTGAGGGTCAGTGCTGCTTTGTAGTCCAAACTGTCTGATCTGGGACACTGCTGTTAGATAGTGAGGTCTCTTTTCTACTCATAAATGGTtgatttttagtgttttgttgCTAATGACAATGATATAGAACATAGGACATGTTGTGGACAACATTGAacctttgtttctctgttttataTTTAACTTTTCAGTTTTTCGTGGCAATGTCAGAGAGTCCTCGGAACAGTATGTTGACTGAGAACCACCGAAAGGAGTTAACAGAGGTAATatctaaggaagaaaaatgcaaaaaagtgATAGCTAAAACTGATGCCTGGTCTCTTGGCTTCTAGCAGCCAGAAGAGTATAGGGTAAATGATCTGCCCAAATAAGAAGGTGTTCCTCCATGCCCACATTCATTCCTCCTCAAGTCACAGGCAGGGGATGTCCAGCAGACACACTCACCGCCATTCTTCATGCTGGGGAGAAGGGGACAAAGACTGAATCTGTGAAAATTTCCACCTGGCTCCTCTAGGGAAGGTAGGAACATCACCAATGTGGCTACAGCTGGTTAAGCTTACGATGAGGCCAGGAAGCATGTTTCATGCTACGGAGAAATGGCAAAACCTTTTCTCTTTAGTTCTCCCCACAATGCAAATACAATGTCCTTTCCAAATCAAGGACCTGAGTTATGCTGTTTCCAAAACTCAGGTTCATAACACGCTTCAGATGGGCAGGGCACTTCCTTGTGCTTTGTGGCTGTAACATTTGTGCCTCAGCCCTTCTCATGCAGACAACTGTACATTTCAGAGCACCAAAAAATGTGATTGTTCAGCACAACTGAGAAGATTTCCTGTGCCCTAAATAACCCATGCACTTCTGTGCTGCTTGCtttaaagcaacaaaaatatctGCCAACTTCTGTTGCATTAGACCAAAATTTCAGTAGGTTTTCATGAAATGATGCACAGATTTGAGATAAAATAGTTCTTGCAAATGAGTTTTTTCTGTTATGTCCTAACTTAAGGACTTAGTGAGTCACATGATAAAGCTGTCCTCATTGATCCTGTGGGGAAATTCCTCTGTTTGGTCTTTCCAGTGAGTTTGAAATCTCTTCAATCATTTCCTAGTTGCCTGGGGTTGATGCATTTGTTTAAGAGTTTTACTTTAAACAACacttttgttttacaaaaacacaaattaataaatacagttttagTGTATTATACTGAATACATAGCTGGGTATAATGTGAGCAGAATGAGAAGCACAGATGTTCTTCACTTTTCCAGCTGGATTAGGTTTCCTTCAGTCTGGGTAATATGAAAAGGAGGGTTTAATATTCAGTCAGTAGTCTCGCAACTATAGCTGATATGGTAAATCCAGATTTTTTAGCTCAGAAGGAAGAGTTTATATTGGCACAATAGTTTAAATGCTAACTCATTATATTTCCCTTTTACAGGACCCCAAGGTTTTTACTGGATCCATTTATTTGAGATAAACCCTACTACTAGTATCCTTGACAATTAAtaccttaaaaataatctgaCTTTTTGAATAGGAAGAGCTTCAGAAACACTTTCCTGACCAAATTAAGTTCCGAGTGAATCCACATCACCATGTTTCATTATGAATTACTCTTCACATAGCCACACTTTCTAGAGAGCTTCCAGCTTTCCACATTGAGAGCTTGTGTTCTGTTCTAGCATTGATAGGTTAATACAAAACTGTATTTGTCCAAGGAAATTCAGACATGGGATGTCTTTCTCCAAGAAAGTTCATCAGACATGGGATGTCTGTCTTTCACCCACCATACAGTGAAATTGTGCCTCACACCATTTATTTAGGTTTTCTGCCTAGCCTAAGCAGGTTCATGCTCCATATGATGCGAGTAGACCATGCAAGAATGATGCTGCATTTTTCAGATGCAAGAGGGTACAGGAAGGAGAAGGTGATGCCACCCAGATTCCCGCAAACACCTTCTGGGCAGCACATGGAATCTGGCCCTGAATTCCCAGCTGCACATATGACTGAACTGTATATAAAGCTAGAAAATGAGGATATCTCAAATTTGGCATGCACATTTCCAGAGATATGTTGAAAGATTTAGTTCTTCAGCACATTTCCCTTCCCACAAACAAGCTATGATCTTATTTACCAAAGTCTAAGTTATAAAAGATATCAGGATGCCAAAAAATAATGTCCATTACATGCATATCCAGAACGGACCAGCTGGTATGAAAGGGTTACATGGGTCTGAATTCAGGAAGACCTTCAAATCCTTTTCCATCAGCCAGGACTGCATGGAATGCAGTGCTTGCTAGTGCACGGTACATTGGGTACAGTGCTAATATTTTCTTACCTCAGggaatttcttcttttgcaaaTATTCTGTCATTGCAGGATCAAAATACTTAGCATAACCTTCATTGAGACTGTATACCTTCCCCTTCTTCTTGATTTTAACATCTCTGTCAACCAAAATAAATTCACCAAGACCCTGCAGGACAGGATAAATGAGGTATTAGCAGGCAGCAGAAAATTGTGTTGATTTTCTGTAACAGTTGTCACACTAGACATGGCAGAAATGCTAGCACAGCTTGATCCTTTCACCAGTCTGATGTATAACCTCATAATATTTcaaaaagagcagaaagcagagaatttGCATTACATTAATGAAAACTTGTCACATTGGTACTATAAACAAAACCTAGTTGGAATAGAGTATCGAAAGAACACCAATCAGCCCTGAAAACAGATGAATCATGAATCTCAGTCCTCAAATCATAAGGCTGCAAATTAAGAAATGACACTCCCTTCTGATTTTTGAACTCTTCTTGCCTTTCTTGTCTAAATATCCTAAAGTGAATGTGGTCAGCTACATGCAGAGCACTTCCTCTCTCAGTTCCATCCACTAGGAATGAGGTTACAAGAAGTTTTGGTAATAATTCATCTctttatagaaaaaaaccccacaaacccatAAAAAACAACACTATGTTATTCCCCACGTCtaattctggttttaaaaatgaatgatCTTCCTGCATTCCCACAGTAACACTCGTGTTCCTGGGCACTGAAGAGTGGCCCGTGTTCAATTGTACAGGTGGTCTTCCGTTTTCACAAAGTTTTGGGTCTGCACCTTAAGTGACAGCCATAAACCTCCATGGCACTCACGAAATGAAACACCACTTGCCTCGAGCTATCAAAAAAATGGTCCTTGTCTCAGGCTAAACAGTGAACATGCTGATGTTCTTATTATGACAGAAAAATCAAGAATAGATTCCTTTAAGTGAAGACAAAGACACTGTACCAATGAAATTTTCTTAAGTGTTGGTTTGAATGAAGAGGGTTTCAAACACTTAATTGAGAATTTAACTTAATTTCACTACAATTGAGTAGGAAAAAAGCCAAGCAGGTATTGCAACCAACATGTTCATATATTATCAAATATTTGTAAAGAGAAGGTGGGATGCTCCAGGACGTGAAATTGCATAAAGTGGATAGATTACAGAGACAAGGATTAACAAAAACAGGTAGAACCAAGCACAGAAAGCTCTAAAAGATAGTGGCAATGTGATTAACACCATGACTGTACCGGATCAAGCATGAAGCAGTCCACTCCTTGCCCTGTGGAGAGGGCAACCAGTGTAGCACTGCCATACAGGGCATAGCCTGCAGCAACAATTTTGCGTCCAGGCTGTAAAGCATCTTTTTCAGAGGGCTCATCATCTGTTTCCTGAGGAAAAATTACCATTGAACCAAAGGTTAAAATCTGATAATGAACAATAAAACAACATTTCAATAATAATGTGTGacagatttcctttttctgactATGAAGGCCtttgaaacaacaaaaacagagaTTGTTCCTCCCCCACATCCAGGGCAGGTTTGGTACAGGTACATGTACATGTTGGGACAGGATGTTGAGAGTTTGTTATTTTATACATCACGCAATCAATGATACGTGCCACAAAGCTGATCCCTTAGCATTATAGCCCCAGATATAAATTAAGGATCATCAGAAATCTGAGACAGAGCTGAGACACTAATTTTAATGTAACATAAGCTGTCATACTGACAACcctcagagggaaaaaactgagagaaaatgCAGTAGTTAACACTACAGAAAAAATGCTTCCATAGAACAGAATAAAAGGGTATATGGTGCAACATGATGGAACCAAGTTTGTGTATTGGCCTCTGCTACTGAATGGAGGCATAACCAAAGAGATATAAATATTCACCTATTATATACAAATATTCAtcatattatatataaaataacaaaCGCATTTGGTTATGTAAAGTGTGCTTGTGTGCAGCTATTCATCTATAACTCTACACAGAACATTCAGGTGGCATTTTACTTCATGCTTTTATTCAATTTCTGACACGTGTATTTTGATTCGGCTTTTGGTTATCACGAAACAACATCTCTAGCGGTGTGCCTCAGCCATGGCTTACAGGAGTTTGTCTGGTGATGTAGGTAAGGAGGACAGCCAACAAGGAAGGCTGGTTCCACCCTTTATCTCCTGCTGCTACACAATGGGTAGGCATTGCTTGATATCAATGCTAACTTAAAAGCCCATCAATCGTGGTTAGTCTGTAGGTATGTTTTGGTGGTGGTCCATGGGGAATTGAAATGAAACACCTCCCTTTTTTCAGGCCATGGATTAGTATTTTATTGTTCCAAACTCAGTCAGCAATTGCACAGGCTTATTTAGATTGAGTCGCAGCTAAATAGAAACAGCAGGTCTAGCATTGAATATCTggttgaaaaaaattaaaacccatgAAGACTGTCTTGTGTAAGACACAAAATATTTGCTCACCAGGGTCCTGGCAAAGTGTTCCTATATGTCATCGTATGCcaacacagaagaaaactgagatGTGGGACACTAAAACTACCCCTTTCTTGGTACATGAAGGCAGTAATTTCAcatcaaaatgttttcattttcagctgaaagaCTTTGTTACTTAAGTTACTACACTTGCAGTCTTTAACTgtattttgtaatttctttattaCTACTTCACCAAGTCcttctgtggaaataaaaaaatccacttgACAACCAGCTCTTCATGGGAGCTGAAATACACCATGTACAAATATATGTGGTACACAGTCCCTTGAAACTACATCAAACTGCTTAATCTGAGAGGTTATAATGCAGATAATGAAGAAAGACTAGTTTAAACTTTTGTCTGCATATTTCAGAGCTTTGAATATTGACTAATAGTAGCTAATTTGCAAAACAGTCCTAACAGTACCAACTATTATGAATGGCCATCTCTTTCAAAAATATACCCCTAGGCACATACATCTCATCATTAAAAGTAATGGTTGTCTATAGCAGAATAATTATTTGCAGCATCAAATGTAGAATTAAACATTCATTTAGACAGTCAGTTTCAATGATATTATGGTTGTCATAGCTTTTGGAATGTTcttttcatgaaagaaaaaataatttggcatAAATAAAGTGGTTTGTCTTCTAGAATTCTGTGTATATACAATACATGTAATTTTGGATTATATAtgatattgttttaaaatatatttttttctgagatgagCTTTTCAGACCTATttcttaaatgcattttctatgTTAATATGGCTGAGAAACTATATATTTGTTTgctattctgaaaaaaacagaggaattCCTCCCTCAAAGTATAGGCAGCTGGGCTGAATTCacttgttttttcctccttattcACAACTCCGTTTTCAAGAGCTAGCTTTCAAAAAGAAGGAGAACAGGTTTGAAACAAACATTTTGTAGAGCtagttaaaatgtaaaaaagctACAGATCAGCTGATACTTCAATGTTAGGATTGCAGGAGTTTTGTCCTTCCAAGTACCATGTGCTGTTAAACAAATCAGGGAATTTAGCTGGACAGTACACActgaaaattgctgttttctttctggtgCGAAGATGGATTTCCTGTCCATTATATTTTGACTACTATGATGGTAATAGTGAAATACCTTTAGAGGTCTTTatgaaaagcaataaaacagaCGGAGTACAAATAATGAGTTATAGTGGCTCTGTCATTACAACACATAATTGGTGTGAAGCTGATGAAACAATGGCTGCAGAGTTTGGCTATAGGGGTACCCTCAGGTGATATctgagttttgaattttttgtgtttgtgattTGCCTGACATCACATGAGGGAATTCTcatcagcactgggagcagcactaAAATGAGTTAATTTTCAGGTCTTCATTTGTATTATCATGTGTTTCATAAGAAGCCATTGTATGTATACTGAATGTTTACACCTTCTCTGTGAGTGACCACATGAAGGGGAGGACATTTTCCTCATGTCACTGAAAGGTAGCAAATAAAATACATCAGAGGCATTGGGCAAAGTTACAAATTAAAACCAGAGTGAAACAAAGCAAGAGAGTTTAATACCATATTTGTGCAGTATGATTTAAGGATTGTAGATTCAGCTCAGTGGCATGAAAACCTGGGAAGAACCCAAGCCAGAAGTATTTATTGTCACCACATCCTGACACTTTGGCAACTGAGAGCCCctcagtggctgcagctgtTGTGGTCCAATCCCCTGCTGATCCTGCAAGGGTCCTCCCCTAGCCACACTTTTCTGGTGTTTCTGATTTTCAACAGCACCACCTGGTCTCACAAAGCACAGGCCAGGTGGAAAATTGCATAAAGCTGAGATAGTATTTATTTCCTCATGGGTTTTTCTAAGAAACTGACACAGTGCTTTTCTGACATGAGGAAATGGTCCCTCCCACTGGGGTGGAATAAACATCTCACTTTCATTCTTTCATACTACCCTTTAGTAACAATCAGTACAACACTTcttatttaataatttcaaaggaaaatgcagcTATTGTCTACTGAAAATACTGGAAGCTGCTGTTGTCGTTTAGAGTATCTTTGGAGAGATAACTGAAAAGGGTGGAGGTCGCTCTGCTTAACACATTAACACATAAGAGCACATTTCACAGATTTCATCCGCACAGATAAGCTCATTTCCCTGCAAAAAGCAAGATACTGCATGGTACTGGAGTGCTCTTTCCAAAATCAAATCCAGGCACCATCTTAGTGTTGTCTGGCCTGCACGGCATCCGTGGTGTGGGTTTGCACTAACCATTAACAGTGTGGACAGCTAAATTCCAGGACTCGGCCTGCCACAACCCTCTTGAGATTGTGCCATAACTATTTGATTCACTAGTAGATGCATATTCTCAACAGTGATAATACTATCACCTACAGGAAGTGTAAAACCCAAGGACTAGCCAGCTGAAAATTATGAGCTAAAAGGTGAGACACTTAAAAAACGTATCTTCATTTCCTTGAAGTGTAGCATCTGAGTCTGCAAAGACTTCTTTGAAGTTGCAAATACTGTAAACTGTTATTTCACAATAGCAATGGCTGAGGGTCTCCCACAGTCATATGACTGTGAGCTCAGGCTTTGGAAAAAACAGCAACTGCTGGGAGATTAGCAAACAAATCACAAGACTTGGCATGACTGTAATTGCTAGTGTTAGTAATTGGCTGCatagctgctgctctgcacagccccatggcAGCAGACACTCTAGCAGAGCCCCATGAATGCAGGTGATTGCTCTCTTCAGCCCCCATCGTGTCCATGCTTATGAACTCCCACCCACGATAGGCACAGCAGCTGGCCAGACATGGTCCAGGGCTGCCAGACTCCACAGAGGGTGTCCAGGAGGACACATACTGCCACTCTTCAGCAGCCAACACTGAGTCAAGCATCACCAAAGGAGCCAAGCAGCTGTCCTGGGGATGAGATCTTTGTGGTGAGGTGCCTTCGTGTGTGGAGGAAAGAAGTGCTGCCACCTAACAATTTCATGGGGCTGGGTGTCCCCTTCCTGTGAATTCAGGAGTCATTTCAGCACACGTGAACATCAAGTGTTTGTCTACTCTTTCTAAGGCTCCCTTTTGCCCAGAGACACCTAATGGACTGTGGAAAGAAACTAGCCAAGGTGATGAACTCaagacattttgttttcactgagTGAATCGTGCCATCCTCTTACCTTTTTGTAGATAGCAAATATTGTTCCTATTGGTGCCAAGCAGTCTATATTGGATGAACCATCAAGGGGGTCAAAGCACACCACATATTTACCCTAAAACAGAAGCGGCAAGGGAATTATTTAATGATGTTACACCAATCTGTTGTTAATCAACCAATATGTTGTTTCGCattattatttgcttttactCGAAACCTCTCATGTTTTTATGCCTGCATGTAGCCCTCCAAGCATACCTGACAGAGCTGATCAGAGAAGGCTGCCCTGCCGAcccagctggccctgcagcaATACACTGACTCCCCAAGGGCCTGCCAGAAGAATTGGAGAGGACACGCTTCTGCTCAGACAGCACACATAAGATGGTAGAGAGGAGCTGCCCTCTGCTGCCAAGCATTGCAAGAAATTCTTTGGAAGCAAAAGAAGCGACTCATTCCGGAAGCAAGTATCTTCCTCGAATGAATATGggttttttgctgctttttgctgcGAATGAAATGATTTCGCTGTGAGGTTTGAGGACAcgaaggcagaaagaaaaaaaatcttcgGGAAAGGGCAGGTTACATCAGCCTGAACAGTAACTCCCTGTAATACGATCCTCTCCTGGGGAAAGCCTGGTGAAGCAGTCAGGTGTTTCCTTTGGATATGTAACATAAAACTCAGTTCTGCCAGCCTCTCATCTCATTTTATCTCGCTAAATACTAATGTAATCCAAAACTATCATATTGGTGGTCAGGGAATGTAATAGTACACTTTCACCTGGGGTTTGGGACGTGTTAACAAgcttaaaataattattctccCCCCTTCACAAaactttaataataattttactcTCCGCATCTCTTTTAGCTGTTGAAATCATGCCACCCACTGCCGTTATTAATCAAAACAAGGCAGAAGCGGCGTGAATTTTCTGAATTCCCCCGGGAAGGGTTGTGTTTGGGGGCCAGGGCCAGGTTTCATACTTGAAGCAAGAGtgccacctgctgctgcctgagccgACACCCACCCCCCAGCGCCGGAGCCGCACAGACCCGCTTGTCTTTCGGGGTGATGATGGCCTCCTTGTTCTCCTCTGTGACCAGGACGCAGGTGCTGTAGGAGGACTGGAGCATATTAATCACCAGGGAGTTGGATAATACATCCAGCTTCTTCACCTCATCACCTGTCACATTCACAGTGCCAGCTATGCCAAACCTacagaacagcaaaaaatgTCAAGAAACATGAAGTAGGCCAACATTGCAggtttttagaaaaaaagccccaagtCAAGATTGTTCCTTCCTCTTATCTTTCTACACCTTTAGATAATCTTTGGATGAGACAGCTAAAGTGCATCATAGATCTGGTACTGCTGCTAGAAAGTAAAAGCATGTGTTTTGAGGCCTTTTCTGGGTCCTTTTGCTCCTGCGTGGATGCTCTCCAGGCCAGAAGCAGAGCCCACAGCCCAGGTGGCAAGCGCCAGgcttccccagcagccccatgAAGCAGCTGGCTGCAGTTTTGAGGAAGCAGAAAGTGAAGTGAGAATATTTTCTGCCACTGCCTGCTCAGAGGTCCTTTAACCCACACCCACTCAgtctcctgccagccccaaatCAGGACTTTAAAGACATCCCCAGGGAATTTGCCATATGGAACTGTATCACAGGATCAATGCCTGTTTTATTAAGGGATCCTCAGCTGAGTTAGGATGATGCTTCTTTTCCCTACCTTGATTTTAGCAATATGCTAATAACATAGTATAGCAATATATATGCTTCTGAGACTTCCAGTTGAAGAAGCACTGTTTATTAGACTCAATGTGTATGTACTGGCATCTTAGAAATGTAAAAACAATACAGGGGAAAGATACATCTTTTTTATTCATAAAGGGAAATTAAGAGTGAGGACAGG is part of the Catharus ustulatus isolate bCatUst1 chromosome Z, bCatUst1.pri.v2, whole genome shotgun sequence genome and harbors:
- the LOC117010920 gene encoding fructose-1,6-bisphosphatase isozyme 2 isoform X1, producing the protein MSDKSPFETDMLTLTRFVMEKGRRVKGATGELTQLLNSMLTAIKAISAAVRKAGLAHMFGIAGTVNVTGDEVKKLDVLSNSLVINMLQSSYSTCVLVTEENKEAIITPKDKRGKYVVCFDPLDGSSNIDCLAPIGTIFAIYKKETDDEPSEKDALQPGRKIVAAGYALYGSATLVALSTGQGVDCFMLDPGLGEFILVDRDVKIKKKGKVYSLNEGYAKYFDPAMTEYLQKKKFPEDGSSPYGARYVGSMVADVHRTLMYGGIFMYPANQKSPKGKLRLLYECNPIAFIIEQAGGIATTGTEAVLDVKPENIHQRVPFIVGSPDDVQEYLVCVQKHQKSS
- the LOC117010920 gene encoding fructose-1,6-bisphosphatase isozyme 2 isoform X2; translated protein: MDKCNRHQSESIYGDLSEGVERFGIAGTVNVTGDEVKKLDVLSNSLVINMLQSSYSTCVLVTEENKEAIITPKDKRGKYVVCFDPLDGSSNIDCLAPIGTIFAIYKKETDDEPSEKDALQPGRKIVAAGYALYGSATLVALSTGQGVDCFMLDPGLGEFILVDRDVKIKKKGKVYSLNEGYAKYFDPAMTEYLQKKKFPEDGSSPYGARYVGSMVADVHRTLMYGGIFMYPANQKSPKGKLRLLYECNPIAFIIEQAGGIATTGTEAVLDVKPENIHQRVPFIVGSPDDVQEYLVCVQKHQKSS